In Fusarium falciforme chromosome 13, complete sequence, the genomic stretch GATCTAAGACGCTAGCGCCAAACATGCACCTTGAAGATCGGGACCGGCGCTAATAGGAGATGAAGTGTCCCACTGGCCTACTGCTTCTAGAGGTCAAGGACACGGGAGATCAGCTGCAGCAAACTGAGACGAGTTGGACAGCCACCACCCAAGGGGTTTATTAGGACCCACAGAGGCGCCTCATGATGGAAGCACCCTCAAAAGGCGGCCTGATTACCCACGATAGATCTATCGATAATCTACCCTCCCATCAATCATCGCACGACGGTTCCCGTGACGTACCCACCCTAGGAGAAGATGTGGAGTGTTTCAGGCCTTTCATGTACAGGAGCCGGGGCAAGCTCTCGGGGCTTATCGTGAAGCAATAATACATATCGCTAGGTGCTAACGTGCCTTTGTTATGGATGCACCTCAGAACTCCGTTTTCCTCGAGGAAATCCAATGAatgttttaataataatggCAGTATCTAGGGACATGGTATCTAATACGAACCAAACACACCACATCCCGCCTCTATCACTTGATCAGCGGAGCAAACATTTAGAACCTCCGCAACGAAAATCCAAAGAATTGTAAAAAAGGTCAGTGCACTCGACGTCGCCCACCTTTCTTTGGGAGTATGGAAATTAAACTGTGTTTAAGTCTATTCCTCGGTTCTTAATACTGAATCTTATGATTCGAGATGCGGTATATATGTGGTTGGTTTCGATGAGCGCAAATCGTGCCAAAGCGAAGTTTTCAGACACGAGGAGAACCGATCCAAAGCAGTTAGGAAGAAAGCCTTGGATGGACCATTGACATTTGATGGGACAACCTCGACGTTTTTACAGAGTAACACTCGAGAAGACCTCATTTTGCAAGCTCCCGTTGACGTCATTCAAATAGGCAGCTATGCAAACTACACAACTTTGACAGGTATACATTGAGTGGCGCCGGGCTGCGGTCCCGTGGCGGCCCAGTCACAGCTTGACGGGCCAGCTTTCGCTGCATCTTACGAAGCGGGTCATGCGACGGATGTGAACGCACGGACCTCCAGGCTTGGAGACAACTCGCCTTCGCATCCTGGTGTGAGGTATGATAGCATGACTAAGTGGGACGCTGGGTTGTGCAGTCCAGCGTCTCAATATTGTTGTGGCCCCATCATGACACGACACAACTGAGGCCCATTATGCCTGGTAGGCCTTGGCAGAAAGGCCCTAAAACTAAATTATATGTATCTCCTTAATTCCTGTGTTAGTCTCGTTAGGCCTCTTGTGGATTTCACGCTCTATGTCTCTGTCCGAGTCGGCATTCTATCGCATGATCCTCGTTGGAGTAGTATTACTGCGGTTCAAGTCACGTTGAGGTCGGTACGATACTGCACGGGCTATTGGTCCCAAGTGGCTGGCGCCTTGACACCTTGCGCTGTGCACGTGAGCGCTGCTCGTAAGCCAAATGACGAACGCCTGCTGAAGCAGCCAAATCTGCAACGATGACCTCCCACTGTCAATCATCAACAGGCAATGACGCAATTCGCCATAACCAAACAATCCGTCCCTGCTGAAGCATTGTTCTGGCACGGCGAACTGGTTACCCCATGGTTTCGGAGATTGCGGGGAGCGTCGATCGCAATCTAGGTGACCGCCACATGGCCCACAGATGCGGGGCGATCTCAACCAGGCAGCTGGCGCACGCTTTGTTTCACCCCGGTCATACCCAACGTTAGTGGGTGTGCCGGCCGGGCGGACGGCTCCGATCCCGTTCTGATCGCAAATACGGCCACCGCACAGCCCCACACGAAGACCCAGGCGCAGTCTCTTGCTTTCTGCCACCACTCTCCGCCAACGCCCACGCGTCATTACAGGCGATGTGATTCGCTAACTAACCAACCACACTATCTCCGAGTCTCCGACCGCGTCATTCCCCTTTCTGCCTCGCACCATCCGCACTGAGCCGATCTTACACTCAGAGCGCACGAATGTCTTCGTCGTACGATGATACCCCATCAAATCGTAATCGAGCCGGTATCTGCGTCCACACTGAACAGCTTTCATCATGAGGGCGAGAATTATCTCACCAAAGTCACTACAGCTTCAGGCAGGCTGCTCTATTGCGATTCTGAAGGCTGGGGGCCGCTGAACCCCGGCCGGAATGACTTGACTCCCTGTTTTCTGAGCTCCTTGAGACTTTTCGTTTCTGCCTTTGGCATTGTTGGCGGAGTGCCCACGCTATGGTGGCTATCCAGGAGAAAGAATGAGGAGGCGATTCGGACAGACTGGCGGTTCTGGGCGAAGTTGGTAAGCAATGGGTCTCCTTTCTCCCACATGAGTCAATTAAGCGTTTTACCGACACTCTCTGACGAACCCAGCCTATCACTGTTGCTATACTCTCCCTTACGGTTGCGCAAGTCGCCGTTCAAACGGCTAGACATCCTCATGTCTGGGTCAATGATATGAGAATATTGGCATCTACGGCCCTCATCGCCTCTCTGCTCATCATCAGCTTCCTTCAATACCTTGAAAAGGCACGCTCCCGTAGCGTGGGAGCATTTGTTGCTTCGTactggctgctgctgttgcttgcTTCTGGCGCACAACTGCACTCATCAGTTACCCGACGCGTGTACGAACAAGACCTTTCTGTTTTCATCGTTATTTGCATCAGTTTCGGGCTCGTCTGCATCCAATTCCTGCTCACTTGGACACTCCCTAGACAAGCGGTCTATCAGCCACTGGAAAGCAGTGAAAACGAGTGCCCAAGCGAGCGTGCAACCATCATCTCAACCCTTACCTTTAACTGGATGACCCCGATGATGAGGCATGGCTACAAGCAGTACATCACCGAAGACGACCTTTGGGACCTAGCCAAGCAAGATACTGCCCGAGCCGCTGCCGACACCTTCCAAAGCGCCTGGGCTCACGAGCAAGCGTGTAAGGAGAAGCCGTCTTTGTGGGTTGCGTTGTTCCGTGGTTTTGGAGCAGCGTATGCTCAGAGTGCTTTGTTTAAGGCTGTTGCAGACATTCTTGCAATCCTGCAGCCACAACTCCTGCGGTTCTTCATCTCATTCGTGGATTCATATCGAagtcagcagcctcagcctcagcctttCACCCTCGGTGCTGCCATCGCCTTGAGCATGTTCTTTGTCTCAGTAGGACAGAGCCTGTGTCTTCACCAATGCTTCCAGCGCCTATCACAGACTGGAATCAAATTGAAGTCCTCGCTCGTCTCGACAATTTACAGGAAATCACTCAGACTCTCGAACGAGGCCAGTGGCACGAAATCAACCGGTGACATTGTCAACCTCATGGCCGTGGACAGCCAGCGCCTCCAAGATGTCACGCAGTTCAGCCAACATCTCTGGTCAGCGCCACTGCAGATCGTTCTATGCACAGTCTCCCTTTACGGTCTCTTGGGGTACAGCATGTTCGCCGGCGTCGTGCTGATGATCGTCACGATTCCTATCAATGGGAGCATCACCAAGTCGTTGAAGGTTCTACAAAAGCAGCAGATGAAAAACAAAGATGCGAGGTCGAAGCTCACGGCCGAGGTCATCGCCAACATGAAATCCATCAAGCTTTTCGCTTGGGGCGCTGCATTTGCAAACCGAATCGGGCGTATTCGCAACGATAGGGAACTTGTTACTCTGCGAAAGACTGGTGCTCTACAGGCTGTGTCCAGTTTCGTTGGCTCGGTGACTCCGTTCTTGGTGGCTTGCTCGGCCTTTGCAGTGAGGGTTCTAGTCCAAAGGAAGCCATTGACGACCGAGATCGTCTTTCCTGCTATTGCCTTGTTTCAACTGTTAACTTCGCCCCTGACGATCCTTCCTGCGGCGATTTCTTCTGTTACTGAAGCTAGCGTTGCTGTGAGCCGACTGGTGGCCTTCTTCACTGCGGATGAGCTCCAGGCAGATGCGGTCATTCACGAAGAGGCTGTCACAGCATCAGGTGAAGAATCTGTCAGTATTCAGACCGCAACCTTCAAATGGAGCCTGCACGAAACCGGAACAGCACTCGAAGAAATCACCCTGTCCGCCCACAAAGGAGAGCTAGTCTGTCTTGTCGGCCGTGTCGGAGCCGGAAAGTCCTCCATCCTCCACGCCCTCCTCGGAGATCTCTACAAAACCACCGGCTCCGTCACTCTTCGCGGCTCAGTTGCCTACGTCGCACAACAGCCGTGGGTGCTGAACGCGAGCGTGAGAGACAACATCACCTTCGGCAAGCCGTGGGACCCTGACTTTTACGTCGAGACGGTCAAGGCATGTGCCTTGGTAGATGATCTCGCTCAACTACCAAACGGAGACCAGACCGAGGTTGGCGACAAGGGCATCACGTTGAGTGGGGGGCAGAAGGCGCGTTTGACCTTGGCTAGGGCTGTCTACGCCAGAGCGGATATCTATCTGCTGGATGACTGTCTTTCGGCGGTGGACCAGCATGTCGGAAGGCATTTGATTGAAGAGGTTTTCGGGCGGGGGGGTCTTCTCAAGGACAGGACCAGAATTTTGGCAACGAACTCGACGCCAGTTTTGTTGGAGGCTAACTCGATCGTTCTGATTCGCGAGGGAAAGATCTCGGGGCAAGGAACATACGATCAGCTCGTCATCAGGGGAAGAGATTTTGCTAGCCTCATTGGTCAAGCTGACAAAACCCAGGAGTCGACTACTGCGAGACCCGGTGCTGGAGAGGGCACCGTCAATGGGCAACAGGAACCCAGTAAGGACAAAACATCCAAACCCACAGGACATGATTCCGCCGTCGAGAGTCGTGCGAACACTCCCGGGAGCGCCGATGCTGGGAGGAAAATTCTCGATGTTGAAGCCGCCATGAACAAGCCCAAACGTCACAAGGAATTCACCCAGCAGGGAAGCGTCAAGTGGAAGGTCTACGGCGAATACGCCAAGGCAAGCAGTCTATGGGCCGTGTCCTTGTACGCTGTCACACTGGTAGGCGCTCAAGTCGCCGAGATTGGTAAGTCCTAGAGTCTGTTTATCATGACGAGTGATGGCTGACAATTACCAGGAGGAAATGTTTGGCTGAAGCAGTGGTCTGAGGCTAATGATGATCCAAACCCTGATGTCGACGTCAAGAAGTATCTTGGCATATATGTCGCCTTTGGGCTTGGTTCAGCTGGTTTGGTGATTTTGCAGTCGTCGACATTGTGGTTGTGGTGTTCGGTcaaggtaagtaattatcTTACGTTTCAGTGGTACCACGGTTGTCTTTGGGGCAGTGGCTGATACTCTTCGGTGGTATAGGCCTCTCGCAAACTTCATGAAAGCATGATCACTGCTATCTTGAGAGCGCCAATGACCTTCTTCGAGACAACTCCAACAGGTCAAATCCTCAATCGATTTTCCAGGTGAGAGCCAACCCACCATGCCGTTATTCGTCCATGAAGCTGGAGTTCTCAGATACTAACAATACTTTTCAGCGACATTTACCGCATTGACCAGTCTCTGCCTCGCCAGTTCAACACCCTCTTCATCAACACAGTCAAAGCCATATTCAGCCTCGCCGTCATCTCTTCTGGAACGCCCGCCTTCATCATCCTGGCCATCCCTCTTGTGTTCTTGTACAGCTACATGCAACGGTACTACCTGGGGGCAAAGCGAGAGTTAAAGCGCCTCGACGGAGTTAGTCGCAGTCCAGTATTCGCCCATTTCCAAGAGTCCCTTGGCGGCCTCACGACTATCAGAGCATATTCTCAGCAGGAACGGTTCTCGCTTGAGAGTGAAAAACGGTTGGATGCGAACATGAAGGCCTATGTCCCTTCTATCACTGCGAATCGGTGGCTTGGAATCCGTTTGGAGTTCATTGGGTCGATCATTATTCTCTCTGCCACCGGACTTGCACTTGCTCAGTTGTCCCTAGGCAAACACTTGTCTGCAGGCATGGTTGGTTTGATGATATCTTATGCCCTGTCGGTTTCATCTCAAGGTCCCAACTGGGTTTATTTTCCATACTGACTCTATCATAGACAAATCACTCAGTCTTTCAGCTCTCTTGTCCGAGCTACTGGGGAGGTCGAGACAAACATCGTCTCAGTCGAGCATGTGCTAGAGTATACCCATCTCCCTAGCGAGGCGCCAGATGTTATACCTCACCACCGCCCTGGGATCAGCTGGCCCGCTAGAGGTTCTGTGGATTTTGTTGACTACAGCACGCGTTATCGACCTGAGCTGGGCTTGGTTCTACGGAACCTCAACCTTACTTTTAAGCCCGGCGAGAAGATTGGCGTGGTGGGCCGCACTGGTGCTGGGAAGAGTTCACTAGCCCTGGCACTATTCAGAATCATTGAGCCGTCGGCTGGAAGCATTCACGTCGACGATGTTGATATCTCGACTATCGGCCTCTTGGATCTGCGGAAGCGACTCACCGTCATCCCCCAAGATCCTGCGTTGTTTCAAGGGACTGTCCGGGAGAATCTTGACCCCGGAGAGGAACATGACGACACAGAGCTTTGGACTGCTCTTGGTATGGCCTATCTGCTTCCCTTCTCCGATCTACATGTTAACTGAGAGACAAGGGCTTGCACGACTCAAAGAACATGTCTCCAGCATGGCTGGTGGATTGGATACCAAGATCTACGAAGGAGGTAATACTTGCGCTACTGCTACTTCTTCGAGGCAGATAGATTCCACTGATGCTAACAGTTGTTAGGATCCAATCTCAGCCAGGGCCAGAAACAGCTCGTATCATTGGCCCGCGCCATGCTCAAGCCGTCGACCATCCTTGTGCTGGACGAAGCGACTGTAAGCAGCGACGAAGAATCGCCCAGCACACAAGCTAACTTGGGATTACAGGCTGCCGTAGATACCCAAACCGACATGCATCTCCAGGAGACACTTCGAGAGAACATCTTCAGCAACCGGACCGTCATCACAATTGCGCATCGGATCAACACCGTTATTGACTCAGACCGCATCGTGGTTCTTGAAAAGGGCGAGGCTGTTGAGTTTGACACACCTTCGGCGCTGATGCAACAGAAAGGAGCTTTTTACCAACTTGTCAAGGAGGCTGGGCTTGTAGAGAGGCTGGGATGAGAGAGTGAGATATGCTCCGAGATGACCATTCTGATAAGGATTTATCCTTATTGATGCTCTGGACGAGTGCGACGGATCCACGTGCAAGGCTCTGCTCCGTTGTAGAGGAAGACTCAAAGTATCACCAAAACCAGCAGGGAACTTCACATATCTCTTAATCTACCGACCTGAGATAAGCAACATTATATATGAGCTAGGATTGGCATGTCTTGAGGTTCATGTCGCCGGAAAGATCAGCATTGACTTCACCCGAGCCCACCCTCAGAGTTGAGGGCTTAGTGCAGAGGGAACAGTACAATCAACATATGCAAGCTAACGCCAAAGAGTCAAGCCGATCCTGGGCCAAAATTTGGAATAgcagatggagatggaacGATTCACATGGTCAAAATCCGTGAATGGTACGTCGCCAGCGACGCACTTGGCGTCGGCAGGAGAACCCCATTGAAGAAAGTCGTCCGCTAACGGCTAGATCCTCTGTCGTGCGACAATGGCGCTTCGTGTACGGGGACGACGATGTCGACTCTCAAGGCagggctgagaaggaggccaCCCGCCCAAGGAGAGGACCTCGAGCAACTCGTCACAGGGGCTCCGAAACGTTTCCGACGAATCACGTGGCTCGCGTGGCTCACGTGGCTCATCCGGCCCAATCGATGGAAGTTCGGTCGATCCCTGTGGATGGCCCGATCCCTGAGGATGGTTCGATCCCCGAGAATCGTTATTCGCATCGAATCGAACGCCAAGACATGCGATTCGAGATCCTTAAGACTTGGCGTCTCATGAGTCTATTGACTTGACTCGCATGTTCCCCTCATGCACTCTCGTGAGGATCGGGATAGTGTGGGGCAATGTAGGTAGTAGAGACTTACCACAATTACAGTTGAAGGGAGATGGTGCCATCCAAATGCAAGTGGTGTTTTGCGGGCATGTGAATGTCGCAGTTGTAAACATTGGGAACAAAAATTGCATTGGGAATTTGACATCTCCTGAGTGTCCTTTGCGGCGGCGGTCGTATCGCCGAGCGCTGTTTTTAAATTCTCGCATTGACAACCCTCGAAATCCGAGAATATACTAGAAGCCACAGAAATGGCGATGGACATGTCAAATATCCCCTCGACTGTGTGTAAGCCTCCCTCTTCGCTGAGCCCTCATGTCCACTTATCATAAGAGCATAACAGATAAGGTCTTATCGCAGCGATAAACTGAGAACCTTGCTAGTATCATAACACTGGGACAAGGTACCTTTGGGAGGCTTACCACAATTGAGGGGATTAGTCTGGTTAACGTCTTCTCCAAGCCGCATGCCGGTTAGCAGCTGCTGCATTCTGTGACATCCCATTTTCGTGGTCCTGAAGAGCCAGCTGAAGACTTTTTTCTGGCCACTTACGCATGCTGTATCGATTGCAAAAGTCAGTTTGGtgatagtttttttttttttttttttttttttttttttttggcgcGAGAAATCGCGGGTTGAATGTGAGCTGTCATGATGTTGCAGGTGGGAAAAGGGTACCCGGCGTTGGTAAGAATGAGAGGGATGAATGTCAGCTCCTGGAATCACATGCACAGTGGAAACCAATCAGATAACTCCCGTGACAGGATCCCGATAAGCAGAACTGGCCCACTCGAGAATCACAACGTACCACGTACAACTTTAAGGTCAATCTTCAGACACGATGGGCTTGGCGTTGGGCGATCTTTTAAGTGGGCCCACTGGGCCCGTGTACCCCCTGGACGGCGAAAGAAGGCATGTTCCCCCACAAACAATCTACTCCTAATTTTTCCCTCTAGAGACCTATTTATGCTGTTCAATCGGCGTGAATTCATCTCCAGGCCGAGACCTCTGCCTTGACTGACTGGCGATATGGAAGGACAAAAAAAGGTTGTCGATGACGCGTTGCCGTCACTTGAGCTTGTGCTTGTGTATCGCTTCCACTTGGGCTGCCCTCAAAGCTACAGATAGCGGTTGATAAGGGCTGTTTCAAGCAGGTACGCCCATATTCTGGGACCAGGTTGGTGCCAAATTCACCGCCAAAAGGAGCCCTGTTGAGCCGCATGGTATAAAGGGATGGTAATCGTAGATCGTGGCGTCCAATATCGGATACCCGGTGGGTAGACTTGAAAGTGGGCCCACCCAGTGGGCCCACCGGGCGAGTCGCCCTAGGGCGGTTTCCTGGGTGTAAACCGTGTACACAGGTATGCAGAGCGACTTGCTTTGCCCATGCCCGCGAAGGGGCACGTTGAAGGCAGTGGAGCCGATAATTACTGGAAAATGTGAGCTACTCGGTGCAAGGGCTAAGATTTCCCTTGGCAGAATGGTCTATCCCAGAACAACATCAAATAAGATCCTTTGCTCGCAGCCTCTGTCACACCTTTGATGAGCTGTGCGAGGCAGCACCTGATCTGGCGAACCAGTATGTTTCTCAAACAAACACTGGTTGTAGGAATACGTGACATCCGATAAACAAAATAGGTAGACTGACTATCGCCGTTGTTTCCTCTTGTCC encodes the following:
- a CDS encoding uncharacterized protein (Related to multidrug resistance-associated protein/mitoxantrone resistance protein, ABC superfamily) gives rise to the protein MRILASTALIASLLIISFLQYLEKARSRSVGAFVASYWLLLLLASGAQLHSSVTRRVYEQDLSVFIVICISFGLVCIQFLLTWTLPRQAVYQPLESSENECPSERATIISTLTFNWMTPMMRHGYKQYITEDDLWDLAKQDTARAAADTFQSAWAHEQACKEKPSLWVALFRGFGAAYAQSALFKAVADILAILQPQLLRFFISFVDSYRSQQPQPQPFTLGAAIALSMFFVSVGQSLCLHQCFQRLSQTGIKLKSSLVSTIYRKSLRLSNEASGTKSTGDIVNLMAVDSQRLQDVTQFSQHLWSAPLQIVLCTVSLYGLLGYSMFAGVVLMIVTIPINGSITKSLKVLQKQQMKNKDARSKLTAEVIANMKSIKLFAWGAAFANRIGRIRNDRELVTLRKTGALQAVSSFVGSVTPFLVACSAFAVRVLVQRKPLTTEIVFPAIALFQLLTSPLTILPAAISSVTEASVAVSRLVAFFTADELQADAVIHEEAVTASGEESVSIQTATFKWSLHETGTALEEITLSAHKGELVCLVGRVGAGKSSILHALLGDLYKTTGSVTLRGSVAYVAQQPWVLNASVRDNITFGKPWDPDFYVETVKACALVDDLAQLPNGDQTEVGDKGITLSGGQKARLTLARAVYARADIYLLDDCLSAVDQHVGRHLIEEVFGRGGLLKDRTRILATNSTPVLLEANSIVLIREGKISGQGTYDQLVIRGRDFASLIGQADKTQESTTARPGAGEGTVNGQQEPSKDKTSKPTGHDSAVESRANTPGSADAGRKILDVEAAMNKPKRHKEFTQQGSVKWKVYGEYAKASSLWAVSLYAVTLVGAQVAEIGGNVWLKQWSEANDDPNPDVDVKKYLGIYVAFGLGSAGLVILQSSTLWLWCSVKASRKLHESMITAILRAPMTFFETTPTGQILNRFSSDIYRIDQSLPRQFNTLFINTVKAIFSLAVISSGTPAFIILAIPLVFLYSYMQRYYLGAKRELKRLDGVSRSPVFAHFQESLGGLTTIRAYSQQERFSLESEKRLDANMKAYVPSITANRWLGIRLEFIGSIIILSATGLALAQLSLGKHLSAGMVGLMISYALQITQSFSSLVRATGEVETNIVSVEHVLEYTHLPSEAPDVIPHHRPGISWPARGSVDFVDYSTRYRPELGLVLRNLNLTFKPGEKIGVVGRTGAGKSSLALALFRIIEPSAGSIHVDDVDISTIGLLDLRKRLTVIPQDPALFQGTVRENLDPGEEHDDTELWTALGLARLKEHVSSMAGGLDTKIYEGGSNLSQGQKQLVSLARAMLKPSTILVLDEATAAVDTQTDMHLQETLRENIFSNRTVITIAHRINTVIDSDRIVVLEKGEAVEFDTPSALMQQKGAFYQLVKEAGLVERLG